CATCGCGCCATGTTGAAACTCGGATTGATCGGCTGCGGTAAAATGGGCGGCGCGCTCCTGCGCGGTGTGGAAAAGGCTTTGGGCCAAGCGGAACTCTCAGTGGCGCTCAGTGACGTGGTGCCTGCCGCTGTGGATGCTCTGCGCCAATCCCTGGCCTGCACCGCTACGACCGGCACACCGGCGGAGGTGGCGGCAGCCTCAGACATCATCCTGCTGGCCGTGAAGCCTGGGGATATGAAGACCCTCTGCGAGAGCTTAGCCACCGTCTCTGGCAGCCGTCTCTACATCAGCATCGCCGCAGGTATTTCGTTGGCGAATTTGGAAGCTTGGTTGGGGGGTACACAGCGGGTCATCCGCTGCATGCCGAACACTCCCGCTCTGGTGGCGACGGGTGCGGCGGCTTTCGCGCGAGGGGCCCTAGCCACACCGGCGGATGCTGAGCAGGCGGTGAAGATCCTTGGCAGTGTCGGCACGGCGGATGAGGTCTCCGAGAAGC
The DNA window shown above is from Prosthecobacter debontii and carries:
- the proC gene encoding pyrroline-5-carboxylate reductase, with amino-acid sequence MLKLGLIGCGKMGGALLRGVEKALGQAELSVALSDVVPAAVDALRQSLACTATTGTPAEVAAASDIILLAVKPGDMKTLCESLATVSGSRLYISIAAGISLANLEAWLGGTQRVIRCMPNTPALVATGAAAFARGALATPADAEQAVKILGSVGTADEVSEKLLDAVTGLSGSGPAYVYTVIEALADGGVLMGLPRAAALRLAAQTVAGAAQMVMETGKHPGVLRDEVTSPGGTTIAGLEQLEAHGLRHALMQAVRKATERSKELGAN